A stretch of Primulina tabacum isolate GXHZ01 chromosome 13, ASM2559414v2, whole genome shotgun sequence DNA encodes these proteins:
- the LOC142522356 gene encoding LOW QUALITY PROTEIN: GTP-binding protein ERG-like (The sequence of the model RefSeq protein was modified relative to this genomic sequence to represent the inferred CDS: deleted 1 base in 1 codon), with protein sequence MIVVRAPLRTLRASLCSAQFTLFTSPFLHRFYSAEPQQTDPFSSTNSGDFEDPQEAVFDSSHYPDFNVDLKPNDGDNNTCNDDATWSNRYRDTIKSKVFGEDVSHLRILRRDEEKKNKAAAMAMALLEPCLDEQDEDEDVEVGEVKEEDQKSLSVAIIGAPNAGKSALTNFMVGTKVSAVSRKINTTTHEVLGVLTNGDTQMCFFDTPGLMLKKSGFPYNDIKVRNESAWSSVYLYDVLIVIFDVHRHLTRPDSRVVRLIERMGSIKYPNQKRVICINKIDLVTKKNDLEKVSEEFRDLPGYERYFMISGLKGAGVRDLTRYLMEQAVKRPWDEEPMGMSEEVMKNISLEVVRERLLDHVHQEIPYGIEHRLMGWKELRDGSLRIEQHFITHKISQRKILVGSKGSKIGRIGMEANEELRSIFKKNVHLILMVRVK encoded by the exons ATGATAGTCGTTCGGGCGCCATTGAGAACACTACGGGCGTCACTCTGCTCCGCTCAATTCACCTTATTCACTTCTCCCTTTTTACATCGCTTTTATTCGGCCGAGCCTCAGCAAACTGATCCCTTTTCTTCCACAAATTCCGGGGATTTTGAAGACCCACAAGAAGCC GTATTTGATAGCTCCCATTATCCCGACTTCAATGTTGATTTGAAACCCAATGATGGTGATAATAATACTTGTAATGATGATGCAACGTGGTCCAATAGATACAGGGACACTATAAAAAGCAAAGTTTTTGGGGAGGATGTGTCGCATTTGAGAATCTTGAGGAGGGATGAGGAGAAGAAGAACAAGGCCGCCGCAATGGCAATGGCTCTGCTGGAGCCGTGTTTGGATGAACAAGACGAGGATGAGGATGTGGAGGTGGGGGAGGTCAAGGAGGAGGACCAGAAGTCTCTGTCTGTTGCCATTATCGGGGCTCCCAATGCTGGAAAATCTGCTCTAACTAATTTCATG GTAGGGACTAAAGTTTCAGCAGTTTCACGGAAGATAAATACTACAACGCATGAAGTGCTGGGAGTTTTGACTAATGGCGATACCCAAATG TGTTTTTTTGATACACCAGGTCTTATGCTCAAGAAAAGTGGATTTCCTTACAATGACATCAAAGTCCGGAATGAAAGTGCATGGAGTTCCGTTTACTTATATGACGTTCTGATAGTTATTTTTGATGTGCACCGGCATCTCACCAG ACCTGACTCAAGAGTGGTGAGATTGATTGAAAGAATGGGGTCAATAAAGTACCCAAACCAGAAGCGTGTGATATGCATAAATAAGATTGATTTAGTCACAAAGAAGAATGATCTTGAAAAAGTTTCAGAGGAATTTAGAGACCTTCCTGGATATGAAAG GTACTTCATGATTTCAGGACTGAAGGGTGCCGGAGTGAGAGATCTTACTCGATATTTAATGGAGCAG GCGGTAAAAAGACCATGGGACGAAGAACCCATGGGCATGAGTGAAGAAGTTATGAAAAACATATCACTAGAAGTTGTAAGAGAGAGATTGTTGGATCATGTGCATCAG GAAATACCATATGGCATTGAACACCGTTTGATGGGGTGGAAGGAATTGAGAGACGGTTCTCTCCGGATCGAGCAGCATTTCATCACTCACAAGATAAGCCAACGCAAAATTTTAGTTGGGAGCAAAGGGTCCAAAATAGG GCGGATAGGCATGGAAGCTAATGAGGAGCTACGTTCTATATTCAAGAAAAATGTGCATCTTATTCTCATGGTTAGAGTTAAATGA